A portion of the Calliphora vicina chromosome 5, idCalVici1.1, whole genome shotgun sequence genome contains these proteins:
- the LOC135961532 gene encoding uncharacterized protein LOC135961532 yields MCNSNCLIILLLCCVLIKAHLITKFREKQAYKNVNFYKEFLKEIKKQQNYDGLIVVQQTMIQDPRVQMIYSLEEPKFIIENQTSFYYKEQYNSEIMAVVVMQYKFHSKLWQLFASTLNGMRQVRVLVICVDIGNLQQLQQDVLMECEKFKFTNVLLHFINSSTSEEPPLAYLQMLPYPMYHLKQKRIGQDKEQYFPTHWLNMQGKTLLTLPDQNVPRSMMYRDAKDQIQFSGFAAKLVLLFAEVFNATLEMPFLPKFKEVMHFSVLFNMTKHGELDIPMSEYPVFSGRVLKHLSYITEVSKWMVMIPCASRMKISQVYEVLLTPDLFSVILIFTITFSLVHTIIEKLFYNRMIWLNVLMSDKVIPGILGQSFALKTSRLISLRLIYILLFVMGLYNSTIFSAYLQTFITSPPYQRSITSFDDLRSKGKKILLNRLDIINMEGNGYQVIKHMEGTIEYTDNATLYSEYRKNFNTTYGYAVTTTLWQIFSNIQQYYADKVFCVTQDLSIRDVIPFGVPLGEHSPLKEPLNYVIHKMHAAGLLHAWRFQVYNDLLNLKMITLRDSSRIKTYDDLTEGDLLIVWLILIVGLLVSLMVFFVEIIVNCCMEYFQKKKVLIT; encoded by the coding sequence ATGTGCAACTCAAactgtttaattattttgctaCTTTGCTGTGTCCTGATTAAAGCCCACTTAATTACAAAGTTCCGTGAAAAACAAGcctataaaaatgtaaatttctataaggaatttttaaaggaaatcaaaaagcaacaaaactatGATGGTCTAATTGTGGTGCAACAGACAATGATACAAGATCCAAGAGTGCAAATGATATATTCTTTGGAGGAGCctaaattcataattgaaaatcAAACTAGTTTCTATTACAAGGAACAATACAACAGTGAGATAATGGCAGTGGTAGTAATGCAGTATAAATTTCATAGCAAGTTGTGGCAACTTTTTGCCAGCACCCTGAATGGCATGCGTCAAGTAAGAGTTTTAGTGATTTGTGTAGACATTGGCAATTTACAACAGCTCCAGCAGGATGTTTTAATGGAATGTGAGAAATTTAAATTCACCAATGTTCTATtgcattttataaattcatctACTTCTGAGGAGCCACCTCTGGCATATTTGCAAATGCTGCCCTATCCAATGTATCACTTAAAACAGAAACGTATTGGTCAGGATAAAGAACAATACTTTCCCACACATTGGCTGAATATGCAGGGAAAAACATTATTGACTCTACCCGATCAAAATGTGCCACGCTCAATGATGTACCGAGATGCTAAAGATCAAATACAGTTCAGTGGTTTTGCTGCCAAACTGGTTCTATTATTTGCTGAAGTGTTTAATGCCACTTTAGAGATGCCCTTTCTGCCAAAGTTTAAGGAAGTCATGCATTTTAGTGTGCTCTTTAACATGACCAAACATGGTGAGTTGGATATACCCATGAGTGAGTATCCAGTGTTTAGTGGTCGTGTACTGAAACATCTGTCTTACATAACGGAAGTCAGTAAATGGATGGTCATGATACCCTGTGCCAGTAGAATGAAAATTAGTCAAGTATACGAGGTGCTGTTAACTCCTGACTTATTTTCTGTAATATTAATCTTCACTATAACATTTTCTCTGGTCCACACGATTATAGAGAAGCTATTCTATAATCGAATGATTTGGCTAAATGTGTTAATGAGCGATAAAGTTATTCCGGGCATATTGGGTCAATCGTTTGCTTTGAAAACTTCGCGTTTAATAAGTCTTCGTTTAATTTACATATTGCTTTTTGTTATGGGCCTCTACAACAGCACTATATTTTCGGCTTATTTGCAAACTTTCATCACCAGTCCTCCGTATCAGCGGTCCATAACTTCATTTGATGACTTGCGTTCAAAGGGaaagaaaatacttttaaacagaCTGGACATAATAAATATGGAGGGCAACGGTTACCAGGTCATCAAGCATATGGAAGGCACCATTGAGTACACCGACAATGCAACATTGTACAGTGAATATCGAAAAAACTTCAACACAACTTATGGTTATGCCGTCACTACGACTCTTtggcaaatattttcaaatatccaacaATATTACGCGGACAAGGTATTTTGCGTTACTCAAGACTTGAGTATACGCGATGTAATACCATTTGGTGTACCACTGGGGGAACATTCACCTTTAAAAGAGCCCCTGAATtatgttatacataaaatgcATGCTGCTGGTCTACTACATGCTTGGCGATTTCAGGTCTACAATGATCTACTCAATTTGAAAATGATCACTCTACGTGACTCGAGCAGAATTAAGACGTATGATGATTTAACGGAAGGCGATTTATTAATAGTTTGGTTGATTTTAATAGTCGGTTTATTGGTTAGTTTGATGGTGTTCTTTGTGGAAATAATAGTTAATTGCTGCATGGagtatttccaaaaaaagaaaGTACTGATTACTTAA
- the LOC135961533 gene encoding uncharacterized protein LOC135961533, whose protein sequence is MFQRHHYETLIIIADDEPQLGLFQTTTQFNYSNNYKTTATTTDVIPKLILTQDSLHGFESTCNLNSKFLIVLSIPAHTDDTSTGKSNKILEKFLKIHPKTLNMKIVVLMKSLQPPSKRDLKDYFLYFKKLQLYDVLVIPIKTNELDIFYTYTVLPRLEILTRQFNTLDSSEYFVAQIGNLQQHPLLTYPDQLQPRTLLHYDKKGQIKMLGYIGRLISTYAQKINASIKFPFPLKINNPLFFTDVLQMTLNGSLDIPASIACPNEVEAMKYFSRFIEVGKWFPMLPVADYMIPMDIYYKLLLQDFGSLFIIMLIIYSLFLLLIELLRNLTESFTSILHKSLINQQVFLGLLGSSFKMRHSCKYYKSYKFLLILIQFTGFMMTIFSNTYLTSNITTPPKYPEINSLDHLQKHNLKILMLQHGLNLLDLYVGDELKNKYISSIYVIRNVSEFIELRNNFNKSAAYAVSSSLWSIYEKQQMYFSEKIVRYSKHLYFSNLMIYALPLPANSIFERSLNKFIGELLSAGILQHWYKSSFYDMIETGHMSFRDMSNAREYNKVQFGDFKILWLVCASGLMASCLVFIIELIVYKLKLNTHK, encoded by the coding sequence ATGTTTCAACGCCATCACtatgaaacattaataataattgCCGATGACGAACCCCAGCTCGGATTATTTCAAACTACAACACAGTTCAAttacagcaacaactacaaaacaacagcaacaacaacggaTGTAATaccaaaattgattttaacccaaGACTCTTTACACGGATTTGAAAGTACTTgcaatttgaattcaaaatttttaattgtactCAGCATACCAGCACATACCGATGATACCAGCACtggaaaaagtaataaaattttagaaaaatttctcaaaattcatccaaaaacattaaatatgaaaattgtggTATTGATGAAATCATTGCAACCTCCCAGTAAGAGagatttaaaagattattttctatattttaaaaagctacaACTATATGATGTGCTGGTAATACCCATTAAAACTAATGaacttgatattttttatacttatacAGTATTGCCCAGATTAGAAATCCTAACAAGACAATTCAATACTTTGGATTCCTCAGAGTATTTTGTAGCACAAATAGGCAATTTACAACAACATCCTTTGCTCACGTACCCCGATCAATTGCAGCCACGTACTCTCTTGCATTACGATAAAAAGGGCCAAATAAAAATGTTGGGCTACATTGGACGTCTCATTTCAACATATGCCCAGAAAATAAATGCCTCTATAAAATTTCCATTTCCATTAAAGATTAACAATCCCCTGTTCTTTACCGACGTCTTGCAAATGACTTTAAATGGTTCCCTGGATATACCGGCCAGCATAGCTTGCCCCAATGAAGTAGAAGCCATGAAATATTTCAGCCGTTTTATAGAGGTGGGTAAATGGTTTCCCATGTTGCCCGTAGCTGACTATATGATTCCCAtggatatttattataaattattgttaCAAGACTTTGGTTCTCTGTTTATCATTATGTTAATAATTTATTCCCTTTTTCTACTTCTAATAGAATTGCTACGCAATCTTACTGAATCATTTACCTCAATACTTCACAAGTCCCTAATAAATCAGCAAGTATTTTTGGGTCTGTTAGGGTCTTCATTTAAAATGCGCCATAGCTGTAAATATTATAAATCCTACAAGTTTCTGTTAATACTTATACAATTTACTGGTTTTATGATGACCATTTTCAGCAACACTTATTTAACCTCCAACATTACCACGCCCCCCAAATATCCGGAAATCAATTCTCTGGACCATTTGCAGaaacacaatttaaaaattcttatgcTGCAGCATGGTCTCAATTTGCTTGACTTGTATGTTGGCGatgaattaaaaaacaaatatatatcatCCATTTATGTGATACGAAATGTATCCGAATTTATTGAGTTGcgcaataatttcaataaatcagCAGCTTATGCCGTCTCCAGCAGCCTATGGTCCATTTATGAGAAACAACAAATGTATTTCTCTGAAAAAATCGTTCGCTACTCCAAACACCTGTACTTTAGTAATCTAATGATTTATGCCTTGCCTTTGCCAGCAAATTCCATTTTTGAAAGATCTTTAAATAAGTTTATTGGCGAATTACTATCGGCTGGAATATTACAGCACTGGTATAAGTCTTCATTCTACGATATGATTGAAACGGGTCATATGTCGTTTAGGGACATGAGTAATGCTCGCGAATACAACAAGGTCCAGTTCGGGGACTTTAAAATTCTTTGGTTAGTCTGCGCTAGTGGCCTGATGGCAAGTTGTTTAGTATTTATTATAGaattaattgtttataaacTAAAGTTAAATACTCATAAATAA